The following coding sequences are from one Scomber scombrus chromosome 20, fScoSco1.1, whole genome shotgun sequence window:
- the LOC134001940 gene encoding C-C chemokine receptor type 3-like, translating to MENVTFDYNYCDTNDSDGGILEVCDSDGVNYLGAKISYIYYFMFLFSLVGNGLVLVIIHRFERLTTVTNIFLLNLVMSSLIFMSSLPFHGVYMQLSNWIFGNVMCKIVGSVYYLGFYSSVLFLALLTFDRHLAVVYSLSAPRMRSQRYALLCCAVVWLVSSLACIPSMILYRSFYYAVDNATLCQEVPGGFTDTTVTHLKNSAFYIQLFLFLVFPLIVIVYCYVRIAITVISSKLVTKFKTVRLIFVIVLLFFICWIPYNVVLLTDHGSMDCEEIQRRGYAEQVTRNLAYIYFCISPIFYTFVEKRFQNYFR from the exons AtggaaaatgtaacatttgatTACAACTATTGCGATACCAATGACAGCGACGGGGGAATATTAGAAGTATGTGATAGTGACGGTGTAAACTATCTGGGAGCTAAAATTTCCTACATTTACTacttcatgtttctcttcagtctgGTTGGCAACGGGCTGGTCCTGGTCATCATCCATCG GTTTGAGAGGCTGACCACTGTGACCAACATTTTTCTGCTGAACCTAGTGATGTCCTCCTTGATCTTCATGAGCAGCCTTCCATTCCATGGAGTGTACATGCAGCTCTCTAACTGGATCTTTGGCAACGTTATGTGCAAGATTGTAGGCAGTGTCTACTACCTGGGCTTTTACAGTTCTGTCCTGTTTCTGGCTCTCCTGACCTTTGACCGACACCTTGCAGTCGTTTACTCATTGAGTGCACCTCGAATGAGAAGTCAACGCTACGCATTACTCTGCTGTGCTGTGGTGTGGCTGGTCAGCAGTCTGGCGTGCATCCCGTCGATGATTCTATACAGAAGTTTTTATTACGCCGTTGATAACGCAACACTCTGTCAGGAAGTTCCTGGTGGCTTCACAGATACTACTGTAACACATCTGAAAAATTCAGCATTTTAcattcagctttttcttttcttggtcTTTCCTCTGATTGTTATTGTGTACTGCTATGTGAGGATTGCTATCACTGTCATATCATCCAAATTAGTTACCAAGTTCAAGACAGTCAGGTTGATATTTGTCATTGtcctgttattttttatttgctggATCCCATACAATGTTGTACTACTGACTGACCATGGAAGCATGGACTGTGAGGAAATTCAGAGGAGGGGTTATGCAGAACAAGTCACTCGTAATCTTGCCTACATTTACTTCTGCATCAGTCCCATCTTCTATACATTTGTTGAGAAAAGGTTCCAAAACTACTTCAGATAG